A genomic segment from Flavobacterium litorale encodes:
- a CDS encoding S24 family peptidase encodes MVSERVGKYIEAKGISYYAFENSLGASRGSISKAVKDGKSIGSNMLEKIHATYPDLNPTWLLTGEGDMLLTDTVWQNSSINTYRLKTDTAVESQQIPLYDLEAVAGLVPLFGDNNAFKPVDHIMIPHLPKCDGAVYVTGDSMYPLLKSGDIVMYKAINDIANGIFWGEMYLLSIDMGGEEYITVKYVHKADDKQYIKLVSENKHHQDKEVQLAQVKALALVKASIRINAMT; translated from the coding sequence ATGGTATCAGAACGTGTGGGTAAATACATAGAGGCAAAAGGAATAAGCTATTATGCTTTTGAGAATAGCCTTGGTGCGAGTAGGGGGAGCATCTCTAAAGCAGTAAAGGATGGCAAGAGCATAGGCTCTAATATGCTAGAAAAAATTCATGCTACTTACCCCGACCTTAACCCTACGTGGTTGCTTACGGGCGAGGGCGATATGCTGCTTACCGATACTGTTTGGCAAAACAGTAGTATTAATACTTACCGCCTTAAAACGGATACTGCTGTAGAAAGCCAACAAATACCGTTATACGATTTGGAGGCTGTAGCGGGATTAGTACCCTTATTTGGCGATAACAATGCTTTTAAACCTGTAGACCATATTATGATACCCCATTTACCCAAATGTGATGGTGCGGTGTACGTAACAGGCGATAGTATGTACCCGTTATTAAAAAGCGGCGATATTGTAATGTATAAAGCCATAAACGATATTGCTAACGGTATTTTTTGGGGCGAAATGTACTTGTTGAGTATTGATATGGGTGGTGAGGAATACATTACCGTGAAGTACGTGCATAAGGCAGACGACAAGCAATACATAAAACTGGTAAGCGAAAACAAACACCACCAAGATAAAGAGGTGCAATTGGCGCAAGTAAAAGCATTGGCATTAGTAAAAGCAAGCATCCGCATTAACGCCATGACGTAA
- a CDS encoding S8 family peptidase → MKFKSIYLSAALALFLVGCSAGKKITAEPISVTTPLTPKQAELTETELERWSHLDLMTDTIPGMSVDKAYKLLEGRKFKKVVVGVIDSGVDIEHPDLQPVIWTNDKEVAGNGKDDDKNGYVDDVHGWNFLGDINHENMEFVRILKKGDDGSETYKKAKAEYDRKYGEAMAGKQRMEAIANADKVMQEATGKENYTAEDVRNIESEDATVNQFKPMFVQILSNITRKELMEQVEGGMEYFGGQMEYHLNMEYDARKMLGDNPDDFNDREYGNGNVIGPDKDGAKHGTHVAGIIAQVRNNGIGGDGVASNVVEIMAVRAVPDGDEYDKDVALAIRYAVDNGAKVINGSFGKYYATHSDWVYDAIKYAAEKDVLIVCAAGNEGTDLNKPGGVERYPNDNRNGGPEISDNFLSVGALNYPLDANLIASFSNYGKKDVDVFSPGVEIYATTPDNSYEFLQGTSMASPNAAGVAALIRAYYPKLTAAQVKRIMMQSGLPIDIEVAAGGNPEDMRAFSDVSMTGRIVNAYNAIILADKMSRM, encoded by the coding sequence ATGAAATTTAAATCAATTTACCTGTCGGCAGCCCTCGCGTTATTTCTTGTGGGATGTAGTGCTGGCAAAAAAATTACGGCAGAGCCTATTAGCGTTACTACACCGCTAACCCCTAAACAGGCTGAATTAACAGAAACAGAATTAGAGCGTTGGAGTCATCTTGACTTAATGACAGACACTATACCTGGAATGAGTGTAGATAAAGCATACAAACTACTTGAAGGCAGAAAGTTTAAAAAAGTTGTTGTAGGCGTTATTGACTCGGGTGTAGATATTGAGCATCCCGACTTGCAACCAGTTATCTGGACGAATGATAAAGAGGTTGCTGGTAACGGTAAAGATGATGATAAAAATGGTTATGTAGACGATGTACATGGATGGAACTTTTTGGGTGACATTAACCACGAAAATATGGAGTTTGTACGTATCCTGAAAAAAGGCGACGATGGCTCTGAAACGTACAAAAAAGCAAAAGCAGAATACGACAGAAAGTATGGCGAAGCAATGGCAGGAAAGCAACGTATGGAAGCTATTGCCAATGCCGATAAAGTGATGCAAGAGGCAACAGGTAAAGAAAACTATACTGCCGAAGATGTTAGAAACATCGAATCGGAAGATGCAACGGTAAACCAATTTAAACCCATGTTTGTACAAATACTAAGCAACATTACTCGAAAAGAGCTAATGGAGCAGGTAGAAGGCGGTATGGAATACTTTGGCGGACAAATGGAGTACCATTTAAATATGGAGTACGATGCCCGTAAAATGCTAGGCGACAACCCTGACGATTTTAACGACAGAGAGTATGGTAACGGCAACGTTATTGGTCCAGATAAAGATGGCGCAAAACACGGTACACACGTAGCAGGTATTATAGCACAAGTACGTAATAACGGTATTGGTGGCGACGGTGTTGCTAGCAACGTGGTAGAAATTATGGCAGTACGTGCCGTACCCGATGGCGATGAGTACGATAAAGACGTAGCACTAGCAATACGCTATGCCGTAGATAACGGAGCAAAAGTAATTAACGGAAGCTTTGGTAAATACTACGCTACACACAGCGATTGGGTATACGATGCAATTAAATATGCAGCCGAAAAAGATGTACTAATTGTATGTGCAGCAGGTAACGAGGGTACAGACCTTAACAAACCAGGTGGTGTAGAGCGTTACCCTAACGATAACCGAAATGGCGGTCCTGAAATTTCAGACAACTTCCTGTCGGTAGGTGCATTAAACTACCCGTTAGATGCTAACCTTATTGCAAGTTTTTCTAACTACGGTAAAAAAGATGTAGATGTATTTAGCCCAGGAGTTGAAATTTACGCTACAACGCCAGATAATAGTTACGAGTTTTTACAAGGTACTTCAATGGCATCGCCAAACGCAGCAGGTGTAGCAGCACTTATACGTGCCTACTACCCTAAGCTAACAGCAGCACAGGTAAAACGCATTATGATGCAGTCAGGACTTCCTATTGATATAGAAGTTGCCGCTGGAGGTAACCCCGAAGACATGCGCGCATTTAGCGATGTATCTATGACAGGGCGTATTGTAAACGCTTACAACGCTATTATTCTTGCCGATAAAATGTCGAGAATGTAA
- a CDS encoding S41 family peptidase, producing MLPKLKKRYIVTTLAVVFLFVGTSFKSDFFEIAKQIEIFTTLYKTVNTNYVDDTNPGELMDTAIKSMLADLDPYTNYFNEADVAKFKINNTGEYTGVGALITRKEGKLIIKEPYKGYTADKAGLKAGDEIIQIGDINLTDFKEDARELLKGTRNTKINIKYKRQGKVYSTELVLDEVDLRAVPYYAMADTETGYIVLSRFNAKASSETKAALLALKKEGAKKIILDLRGNPGGLLNEAVNVCNIFIPAGETIVTTKSKNAKYNNTYITQKAPVDTDIPLVVLVDGKSASASEIVSGALQDLDRAVVVGSRSFGKGLVQRPLELTYGTQVKVTISRYYTPSGRGIQALDYTHKDADGKAIRIDKKDYNAFKTRKGRTVYDGGGILPDVVLEESKQSTIADALQRNDAIFNFITDYYYRNPNLGTKIPQISDKDFQDFKHFLKKEDFEFDTETEKALKAMYEASVKEKIDDTIAKEYKELVMALEKSEEKELDEHKTEIKKLMLDEAIKRYQYQEGLYKYYTTSNPEIIKATALLNNTSEYNKILLK from the coding sequence ATGCTTCCTAAACTAAAGAAAAGATACATTGTTACCACGTTGGCAGTTGTTTTTCTGTTTGTTGGTACCAGCTTTAAGAGCGACTTTTTTGAAATCGCAAAGCAAATAGAAATATTTACCACCCTCTACAAAACAGTAAACACCAATTACGTAGATGATACGAACCCTGGCGAGCTTATGGATACTGCCATAAAAAGCATGCTGGCAGACCTAGACCCTTACACCAATTATTTTAACGAGGCCGATGTTGCCAAGTTTAAAATTAACAACACGGGCGAGTACACAGGCGTGGGTGCCTTAATTACCCGTAAAGAGGGTAAACTAATTATTAAAGAGCCGTACAAAGGGTATACTGCCGATAAAGCAGGGCTGAAAGCAGGCGACGAGATAATACAAATTGGCGATATAAACCTTACCGATTTTAAAGAGGATGCCCGAGAATTGCTTAAAGGAACACGCAACACTAAAATTAATATTAAGTACAAAAGGCAAGGCAAAGTATACAGTACCGAATTGGTATTGGATGAGGTAGATTTGCGTGCTGTGCCGTATTACGCTATGGCAGATACCGAAACGGGCTACATTGTGCTATCGCGTTTTAACGCAAAAGCATCTTCCGAAACCAAAGCAGCATTATTGGCATTGAAAAAAGAGGGCGCAAAAAAAATAATACTGGATCTTAGGGGCAACCCCGGTGGTTTGCTTAACGAGGCAGTAAATGTGTGTAACATTTTTATTCCTGCAGGAGAAACCATCGTAACCACAAAATCCAAAAATGCCAAGTATAACAATACGTACATAACGCAAAAGGCACCTGTAGATACCGATATTCCGTTGGTTGTTTTGGTAGATGGTAAAAGTGCATCGGCATCCGAAATCGTATCGGGCGCATTGCAAGATTTAGATCGTGCCGTAGTTGTAGGTAGCCGTAGTTTTGGTAAAGGTTTAGTACAACGCCCACTGGAGCTTACCTATGGTACACAGGTAAAAGTAACCATTTCGCGCTATTATACGCCTTCGGGCAGAGGCATACAGGCGTTGGATTATACACATAAAGATGCCGACGGTAAAGCCATTCGTATTGACAAGAAAGATTACAATGCCTTTAAAACCCGAAAAGGACGTACCGTGTATGATGGCGGAGGAATATTACCTGATGTGGTACTGGAAGAATCGAAACAAAGTACTATAGCCGATGCCCTACAGCGCAACGATGCTATTTTTAACTTTATTACCGATTATTACTACCGCAACCCCAACTTAGGTACTAAAATACCGCAGATAAGCGATAAGGATTTCCAAGATTTTAAGCATTTCCTTAAAAAAGAAGATTTTGAGTTTGATACCGAAACCGAAAAAGCATTAAAAGCAATGTATGAGGCATCGGTAAAAGAAAAAATTGACGATACTATTGCAAAAGAGTACAAAGAACTGGTAATGGCTTTGGAAAAAAGCGAGGAAAAGGAACTGGACGAGCATAAAACCGAAATTAAAAAACTAATGTTGGACGAAGCCATTAAACGCTACCAGTACCAAGAAGGGCTTTACAAATACTACACTACCAGTAACCCCGAAATTATAAAAGCCACAGCACTACTTAACAATACAAGTGAGTACAATAAAATACTCTTAAAATAA
- a CDS encoding GNAT family N-acetyltransferase has protein sequence MSIQFKIKPFNAFLLQELYNVLQLRSEVFVVEQDCVYQDIDGKDEKALHLVGTYNGSVVAYARIFAAGDYFDEPAIGRVVISEKYRDRKWGHNLMEAAIAGIKEHYNTTAITISAQLYLKKFYETHGFVQVGEDYLEDGIPHIRMKRT, from the coding sequence ATGAGCATCCAATTCAAAATAAAGCCATTTAACGCCTTTTTGTTACAAGAACTATATAATGTACTACAATTGCGTAGCGAAGTGTTTGTGGTGGAGCAGGATTGCGTATACCAAGATATTGACGGTAAGGATGAAAAGGCATTACACCTTGTAGGCACTTATAACGGTAGTGTAGTTGCCTATGCCCGTATTTTTGCAGCAGGCGATTATTTTGACGAACCCGCTATAGGCAGAGTAGTTATTAGCGAAAAATACCGCGACCGCAAATGGGGGCATAACCTAATGGAGGCTGCTATAGCAGGCATTAAGGAGCATTACAATACTACCGCGATTACCATATCGGCGCAATTATACTTAAAAAAGTTTTACGAAACACATGGTTTTGTGCAGGTAGGCGAGGACTACTTAGAGGATGGCATACCCCACATTAGAATGAAACGGACATAA
- a CDS encoding KUP/HAK/KT family potassium transporter, with the protein MSSNHNNLNKVTTGGIIVTLGIIYGDIGTSPLYVMKAIMGEVPIAEEVVLGALSCIFWTLTLQTTLKYVLLTLQADNNGEGGIFSLYTLLKRFKKKWMIVPAIIGGSCLLADGFITPPISVASAVEGLRVFNPTINTIAIVIGILFALFFIQRFGTKFLGRFFGPMMLVWFSMLGILGFIQIFDNFSVFKALNPYYAIHLLSIHHEGFYVLGFVFLCTTGAEALYSDMGHCGRKNIRASWVFVKTMLVLNYFGQGAFLMKYSGQTLVDLGSSGNPGNPFYMLMPDWFLPVGIVIATSAAIIASQALISGSFTMISEAMRLNFWPKVSVKFPTELKGQLYIPSINWLLFFGCCFIVLYFEESSKMEAAYGLAIIICMLMTTSLLGMFMATRRYNPWVIFLIISVYVTIEGAFFIANIDKFSSGGYVSVIITGVLGIIMTVWYTAKRIRSDYTEFTKVDNYKTVISELSNDRSIPKYATHLVYLTNAQFSDEIESKVLYSILQKRPKRADLYWFVHVNVVDEPYRMDYRVRHIIEGDVIRVDFYLGFRVAPRINLMFKEVVKDMVARGEVDITSRYKSLNRNNVIGDFKFIVIEKFMSYDNDLPWYERIILDIYYVLKKISLSEGRAFGLDSSAVKVEKFPIVIHPPEDIALNRVDE; encoded by the coding sequence GTGAGTAGTAATCACAACAACCTAAACAAGGTAACAACAGGAGGAATTATTGTTACGTTGGGAATAATTTACGGAGATATAGGTACTTCTCCACTATATGTAATGAAAGCCATAATGGGCGAAGTACCTATAGCCGAAGAAGTAGTACTTGGTGCATTATCGTGTATTTTCTGGACACTCACGCTGCAAACCACCCTAAAGTACGTACTACTAACACTACAAGCCGATAACAATGGCGAAGGGGGTATATTCTCGTTATACACACTATTAAAACGCTTTAAGAAAAAATGGATGATAGTACCCGCCATTATTGGGGGTAGCTGCCTTTTGGCAGATGGGTTTATTACGCCCCCCATATCGGTAGCCTCTGCCGTAGAGGGTTTGCGGGTATTTAACCCTACCATAAACACCATTGCCATTGTAATTGGTATTCTTTTTGCACTATTTTTTATACAACGCTTTGGTACTAAGTTTTTAGGGCGGTTTTTTGGTCCTATGATGCTAGTTTGGTTTAGCATGCTAGGTATACTCGGCTTTATACAAATTTTCGATAACTTCTCCGTATTTAAAGCCCTTAACCCGTACTATGCTATTCATTTGCTTAGCATCCACCACGAAGGTTTTTACGTACTGGGCTTTGTGTTTTTATGTACCACAGGAGCAGAAGCACTGTATAGCGATATGGGGCATTGTGGCAGGAAAAACATTAGGGCAAGCTGGGTTTTTGTAAAAACCATGCTGGTACTAAATTACTTTGGGCAAGGTGCCTTTTTAATGAAATATTCGGGGCAAACCCTTGTAGATTTGGGTAGCTCGGGCAACCCTGGTAACCCGTTTTATATGCTAATGCCCGATTGGTTTTTGCCTGTAGGTATTGTTATTGCAACATCTGCAGCCATTATAGCCTCGCAGGCACTTATTAGCGGTTCGTTTACCATGATTAGTGAAGCAATGCGCCTGAATTTTTGGCCAAAAGTATCGGTTAAGTTCCCCACAGAGTTAAAGGGACAATTATACATCCCCTCTATTAACTGGTTACTGTTTTTTGGGTGTTGTTTTATAGTACTGTATTTTGAGGAATCCAGTAAAATGGAAGCAGCCTATGGGTTAGCCATTATTATCTGTATGCTCATGACGACGTCTTTACTTGGTATGTTTATGGCAACAAGGCGGTACAACCCGTGGGTTATATTTTTAATAATATCCGTTTATGTAACTATAGAAGGTGCCTTTTTTATAGCCAACATAGATAAATTTAGTAGCGGAGGTTACGTATCGGTAATTATAACAGGGGTACTTGGTATTATAATGACGGTATGGTACACCGCCAAACGCATCCGTAGCGATTATACGGAATTTACGAAAGTAGACAATTATAAAACCGTAATATCAGAGCTTAGTAACGACCGCTCTATACCTAAATATGCAACGCACTTGGTGTATTTAACCAACGCGCAGTTTAGCGATGAGATAGAATCGAAAGTACTGTATTCTATACTCCAAAAACGCCCAAAACGTGCCGATTTGTATTGGTTTGTACACGTTAACGTAGTAGACGAGCCGTACCGTATGGATTATCGTGTAAGGCATATTATAGAGGGCGACGTTATCCGTGTCGATTTCTATTTGGGCTTCCGTGTAGCACCCAGAATTAACCTTATGTTTAAAGAGGTGGTTAAAGATATGGTAGCGCGCGGCGAGGTAGATATAACGAGTAGGTATAAATCGTTAAACCGAAACAATGTTATTGGCGATTTTAAGTTTATAGTTATAGAAAAATTCATGTCGTACGATAATGACTTGCCTTGGTACGAAAGAATTATTTTGGACATTTACTATGTGCTTAAAAAAATCAGTCTTTCGGAGGGGCGTGCCTTTGGTTTGGACAGTAGTGCTGTAAAAGTAGAAAAGTTCCCTATAGTAATACATCCGCCCGAAGATATAGCCTTAAACCGAGTAGATGAGTAA
- a CDS encoding HesB/IscA family protein, with translation MIKVSETAKSKIVTLMADDGFDAFTDYVRVGVKSGGCSGLSYDLKFDKAMGENDKLFEDNNIKIAVDKKSFLYLAGTILEYSGGLNGKGFVFNNPNAQRTCGCGESFSL, from the coding sequence ATGATAAAAGTTTCTGAAACAGCGAAGAGTAAGATTGTTACGCTAATGGCGGACGATGGTTTTGATGCCTTTACGGATTACGTAAGGGTAGGCGTAAAGAGTGGAGGATGTTCGGGCTTATCGTATGACCTAAAGTTTGACAAAGCCATGGGCGAAAACGATAAACTATTTGAAGACAATAACATTAAAATAGCCGTAGATAAAAAAAGCTTTTTGTACCTAGCGGGTACAATACTAGAATATAGCGGAGGGCTTAACGGTAAGGGCTTTGTATTTAACAACCCTAATGCACAGCGTACCTGCGGTTGTGGCGAAAGTTTTTCGTTATAA
- a CDS encoding OmpA family protein produces the protein MKMIFNILLLLFTTVGFAQEETVYSIYFEFDKYNLDDKQGNNVVAFIKAIDTTRIESIQIFGYTDDRGKDEYNYKLSENRANTIKNKMIESGIKNKIIVTIEGKGRILLDDDIDDVSEARSKNRRVDVLVNFEIAPPPKLEPGVYNTVKDDMIVGDRVYLQNILFQRGSSKLTRKSVTELERIARLLHKYRNLHFEIQGHVCCTPTFQKEAIDKDTRKRELSINRARTVYKFLLKKRIPESRMSYKGYGNTVPLGKGSEYDRRVELVITKI, from the coding sequence ATGAAGATGATTTTTAACATACTGCTACTACTATTTACTACTGTTGGATTTGCCCAAGAGGAAACCGTTTATTCTATTTACTTTGAATTCGATAAATACAATCTGGACGATAAACAGGGTAATAACGTTGTGGCTTTTATAAAAGCCATAGATACTACTCGTATTGAAAGCATACAGATATTTGGCTATACCGACGATAGAGGTAAAGACGAATACAACTACAAGCTGTCTGAAAACCGTGCCAATACCATTAAAAACAAGATGATTGAAAGTGGTATTAAAAACAAAATTATTGTAACCATAGAGGGTAAGGGGCGTATTTTACTGGACGATGATATTGACGATGTATCGGAAGCGCGCTCTAAAAACCGCCGTGTAGATGTATTGGTTAATTTTGAAATCGCTCCGCCACCCAAGTTAGAGCCTGGTGTGTACAATACCGTAAAAGACGATATGATAGTAGGCGACCGTGTGTACCTACAAAACATCCTATTTCAACGTGGTAGTAGCAAACTTACCCGAAAATCGGTAACCGAGCTGGAACGGATTGCCCGTTTGTTGCACAAGTACCGAAACTTACATTTTGAAATTCAGGGGCATGTGTGCTGTACACCTACATTCCAAAAAGAAGCTATAGATAAAGATACCCGAAAGCGCGAACTCTCTATAAACCGAGCGCGTACCGTATATAAATTTTTACTAAAAAAACGAATTCCTGAAAGCCGAATGAGCTACAAAGGCTATGGTAATACTGTACCACTAGGTAAAGGCTCGGAGTACGACCGCCGTGTGGAATTGGTAATTACTAAAATTTAA
- a CDS encoding M1 family metallopeptidase, giving the protein MKKITLLTLLITGSLWAQHQHNNPNPGYWQQHADYTMEVAMDVKTYQYTGTQEVVYTNNSPDTLRHVYYHLYNNAFQPGSEMDARLTSIADPDKRMVKSFKRGTETITESRISTLKPNEIGYLKINNLKQDGTAARNTVAGTVLEVILPKPILPGASTTFTLDFEGQVPLQVRRSGRNSSEDVALSMTQWYPKMAEYDFEGWHADPYIGREFHGVWSNFDVKITIDKEYTIGGTGYLQNKNEIGKGYQDEGIKVKHPRKVKTLTWHFVAPMVHDFAWGADDDYIHDKVVADNGTELHFFYKDNKEYNENWKKMQPKTVELLNYFNTNIGVYPYKQYSVVQGGDGGMEYAMCTLITGNRSYGSLVGVTAHEFAHSWFQHVLATNEAKHEWMDEGFTSYISDLAMEAVMPSKEENANPLAGAYSNYFYMAASGKEQPLSTHADRYDQNVLYGISAYSKGEIFLAQLGYLIGEDKLKETIKRFYTDYKFSHPTPNDIKRTAERVSGAHLDWYLTDWTQTTNTIDYGIKEVKANGNTTTITLERIGRMPMPLDIIVAYEDGSQESFYIPLQMMRYEKDNPYPKLKRTVKADWSWAHPTYEFTINRPKSAIKVMAIDPTETMADVNKENNLYTPQNN; this is encoded by the coding sequence ATGAAGAAAATAACGTTACTTACCCTACTAATTACAGGCAGCCTATGGGCACAACACCAACACAATAACCCCAACCCAGGGTACTGGCAGCAACACGCCGATTATACAATGGAAGTTGCTATGGATGTAAAAACATACCAATACACAGGTACGCAAGAGGTGGTATATACCAACAACTCGCCCGATACCTTGCGCCATGTATATTACCATTTGTACAACAACGCTTTCCAACCCGGTAGCGAAATGGATGCACGCCTTACTAGCATAGCCGACCCCGACAAGCGTATGGTTAAAAGCTTTAAACGCGGTACCGAAACCATAACCGAAAGCCGTATTAGCACCCTAAAACCAAACGAAATAGGCTATTTAAAAATAAACAACTTAAAGCAAGATGGTACCGCAGCCCGAAACACTGTTGCAGGTACAGTACTGGAGGTAATACTACCCAAACCCATACTACCAGGAGCATCTACCACTTTTACCTTGGATTTTGAGGGACAGGTACCGTTACAGGTACGCCGTTCGGGCAGAAACAGCTCGGAGGATGTAGCCTTATCCATGACGCAATGGTACCCTAAAATGGCAGAATATGATTTTGAAGGCTGGCACGCCGACCCTTACATTGGGCGCGAATTTCATGGTGTATGGAGTAATTTTGATGTAAAAATTACTATTGATAAAGAGTACACTATTGGCGGCACGGGCTACCTGCAAAACAAAAACGAAATTGGTAAAGGCTACCAAGACGAAGGTATAAAAGTAAAACACCCACGTAAAGTAAAAACGCTTACATGGCACTTTGTTGCGCCAATGGTGCACGATTTTGCTTGGGGTGCTGATGACGATTATATACACGATAAAGTAGTTGCCGATAATGGCACAGAACTCCACTTTTTTTATAAGGACAATAAGGAGTACAACGAGAACTGGAAAAAAATGCAGCCTAAAACGGTAGAGTTGCTCAATTACTTTAATACTAACATCGGGGTATATCCGTACAAACAATACTCGGTAGTGCAAGGTGGCGATGGCGGAATGGAATACGCCATGTGTACCCTTATTACAGGTAATCGCAGCTACGGTAGCTTGGTGGGCGTTACAGCACACGAATTTGCACACTCATGGTTCCAACACGTGTTGGCAACCAACGAGGCAAAACACGAATGGATGGATGAGGGCTTTACCTCGTATATTTCGGATTTGGCTATGGAGGCCGTTATGCCTTCTAAAGAAGAAAACGCCAACCCCCTTGCAGGTGCTTACTCTAACTACTTTTATATGGCAGCGTCGGGCAAGGAGCAACCGCTTAGCACACATGCCGACCGTTACGACCAAAACGTATTGTATGGTATATCTGCCTACAGCAAAGGAGAAATTTTCTTGGCGCAATTGGGTTACCTCATCGGAGAAGATAAACTAAAGGAAACCATAAAACGTTTTTACACCGATTATAAGTTTAGCCACCCAACCCCTAACGATATTAAGCGTACTGCCGAACGTGTTAGTGGGGCGCACTTGGATTGGTATTTAACGGATTGGACGCAAACTACCAATACCATAGATTATGGTATTAAAGAAGTTAAGGCTAACGGGAATACAACCACAATTACGTTAGAGCGTATTGGGCGTATGCCAATGCCATTGGATATTATTGTAGCATACGAAGATGGCTCGCAAGAGAGTTTTTACATTCCATTACAAATGATGCGTTACGAAAAAGATAACCCCTACCCAAAGCTAAAGCGCACAGTAAAGGCAGACTGGAGTTGGGCGCACCCAACGTACGAGTTTACCATTAATCGCCCTAAAAGCGCTATTAAAGTTATGGCTATAGACCCTACCGAAACAATGGCAGATGTAAATAAAGAAAATAACCTGTACACACCACAAAATAACTAA
- the rnpA gene encoding ribonuclease P protein component, producing MKQPDYTYPKHEKLKSKTTIDRLFTEGKTVAKYPLRLVYVPITHIKGGGTLQMGVSVSKKHFKKAVDRNYFKRVLRETYRLNKHILTDKITEPTAFMFFYQTKDRLTYEQINTKTIQLFEKFIAQEGL from the coding sequence ATGAAACAACCCGATTACACGTACCCGAAACACGAAAAGCTAAAAAGCAAAACCACTATAGACCGCTTGTTTACCGAAGGTAAAACGGTGGCTAAATATCCGTTGCGGTTGGTGTATGTACCCATTACCCATATTAAGGGCGGTGGTACATTGCAAATGGGGGTGTCGGTTTCTAAAAAACACTTTAAAAAAGCGGTAGACCGCAATTATTTTAAGCGTGTACTGCGCGAAACCTACAGGCTTAATAAGCACATTCTTACCGATAAAATTACCGAACCTACTGCCTTTATGTTTTTTTACCAAACTAAAGACCGCTTAACGTACGAGCAAATAAATACCAAAACCATACAACTCTTTGAAAAGTTTATAGCACAAGAAGGGCTGTAA
- a CDS encoding MBL fold metallo-hydrolase codes for MKLYPIESGNFKLDGGAMFGVVPKTIWNRTNPADANNQIDMAARCLLIEDGKKLILIDTGMGNKQSDKFFGYYAMWGDHSIDKSLAKYGFNRDDITDVFLTHLHFDHVGGAIQWNKDRTGYETAFKNAHFWTNDNHWEWATQPNAREKASFLTENIMPMQESGQLKFIERPQGDFKENSELGFGILFADGHTEKQMLPHLKFMGKTFVYMADLLPTAGHIPLPYVMGYDTRPLLTIDEKAKFLNAAADNNYHLILGHDAHNEIITVQHTEKGVRLKDVLTWSDVLTGY; via the coding sequence ATGAAATTATACCCAATAGAGAGCGGTAACTTTAAGCTCGATGGCGGTGCTATGTTTGGCGTAGTACCCAAAACCATTTGGAACCGTACCAACCCTGCCGATGCCAATAACCAAATAGATATGGCGGCACGTTGCCTGCTTATTGAAGATGGCAAAAAACTAATACTTATTGATACGGGTATGGGCAACAAACAAAGCGATAAGTTTTTTGGCTATTACGCTATGTGGGGCGACCACTCTATAGATAAATCACTGGCGAAATACGGTTTTAATCGTGATGATATTACTGATGTGTTTTTAACCCACTTGCATTTTGACCACGTGGGCGGTGCCATACAATGGAATAAAGACCGCACGGGATACGAAACGGCTTTTAAAAATGCACATTTCTGGACGAACGACAACCATTGGGAGTGGGCTACACAACCCAACGCCCGCGAAAAAGCATCGTTTTTAACCGAAAACATAATGCCTATGCAAGAGAGTGGGCAACTAAAATTTATTGAACGCCCACAAGGCGATTTTAAAGAAAATAGCGAACTAGGTTTTGGAATATTATTTGCCGATGGGCATACCGAAAAACAAATGCTACCCCACCTAAAATTTATGGGTAAAACATTTGTGTACATGGCAGATTTATTGCCTACCGCAGGGCATATACCCCTACCCTACGTAATGGGTTATGATACCCGCCCATTGTTAACGATAGACGAAAAAGCAAAATTTTTAAATGCCGCTGCCGATAATAACTACCACTTGATATTAGGGCACGATGCGCACAACGAAATAATTACAGTACAGCACACCGAAAAAGGCGTACGCTTAAAAGACGTTTTAACGTGGAGCGATGTACTAACAGGATATTAA